One part of the Alphaproteobacteria bacterium genome encodes these proteins:
- a CDS encoding NAD(P)H-dependent oxidoreductase → MPKLLGIAGSLRAKSFNRMLLAYAARTAPEGTTIETFDLKPIPFFDQDVEAQGYPDAVAKLHAAVGAADGVLIATPEYNSGIPGVLKNALDWMSRPPGKSTCAGKPVAVMGTGPGMSGTLRAQTSILPVLTGMGMLPLVGANTTVPNAGAVFDAEGNLTDERAKSTLANQLKAFAAWIERLKR, encoded by the coding sequence ATGCCCAAGCTGCTCGGTATCGCGGGTTCGTTGCGCGCCAAATCCTTCAATCGCATGCTTCTCGCCTATGCCGCCAGAACGGCGCCGGAAGGGACGACGATCGAGACTTTCGATCTGAAGCCGATCCCGTTCTTCGATCAGGATGTCGAAGCGCAAGGCTATCCCGACGCGGTCGCCAAGCTGCATGCGGCGGTGGGCGCCGCGGACGGCGTGCTGATCGCCACGCCCGAATATAATTCCGGCATTCCCGGCGTGTTGAAGAACGCGCTCGATTGGATGTCGCGCCCGCCGGGCAAGTCGACTTGCGCCGGCAAGCCGGTCGCGGTGATGGGCACGGGGCCGGGCATGTCGGGCACGTTGCGCGCGCAAACCTCGATCCTGCCGGTGCTGACCGGCATGGGCATGTTGCCGCTGGTCGGCGCCAATACGACCGTGCCGAACGCCGGCGCGGTGTTCGACGCCGAGGGCAATCTGACCGACGAGCGCGCGAAGTCGACGCTCGCCAATCAGCTCAAAGCCTTCGCCGCCTGGATCGAACGCCTGAAGCGTTAA
- a CDS encoding peptide-binding protein produces the protein MQFRILAAAAALALTAVPADAQTRPLVVGQGFLTDSLDPAQGVAGWALQSHGVAETLFTVDREGRIVPNLAESVRRDGESFIIRLKPDLKFADGSLLDATALKASLDRATKENPRARGQIGTPALDVLNARELRLRPERPVAAIESVLAEFPLAIHKFDGTNASMTGPFRAVEFKRGESLRLEPNPFYRDVASRPAVTIRRIGDAQTLALGLESGEVDIAFNLAPETLPRLKRRPELTIKSTPVAYQYMALLNTQRAPFDDVKVRQAVDLAIDRSMLIAAANGGETATGMFPRVFPFASESPRKHDAREAEKLLDDAGWKAGANGQRMKDGRALEFTLTTYPQRPDLVTIAPVIRASLERIGFRVRIEVTEAISPQLQAKRYDAALWAMHAAPGGDGAFVFEQYLRSTSATNFMSFASAPVDAALDRLREIDAAPARAAALKGIEQLVFAQAPVVYLMTPVWHVGLSKRAASYVPYPSDYYVLRADLRASP, from the coding sequence ATGCAGTTCCGTATTCTCGCGGCCGCCGCCGCACTCGCTCTCACGGCCGTTCCGGCCGACGCGCAAACCCGCCCGCTCGTCGTCGGGCAGGGCTTCCTGACCGACTCCCTCGATCCCGCCCAAGGCGTCGCCGGTTGGGCGCTGCAATCGCATGGCGTGGCGGAGACGTTGTTCACCGTCGACCGCGAAGGCCGCATCGTGCCGAACCTCGCCGAAAGCGTGCGGCGGGATGGCGAAAGCTTCATCATTCGTTTGAAGCCCGATCTCAAATTCGCCGACGGTTCGCTCTTGGACGCGACCGCGTTGAAGGCGTCGCTCGACCGCGCGACCAAGGAAAATCCGCGCGCGCGCGGTCAGATCGGTACGCCCGCCCTCGACGTGCTGAACGCGCGCGAGCTGCGCTTGCGTCCCGAACGCCCCGTCGCGGCGATCGAAAGCGTGCTCGCGGAGTTTCCGCTCGCGATCCACAAATTCGACGGCACGAATGCGAGCATGACCGGGCCGTTCCGCGCGGTCGAGTTCAAGCGCGGCGAGAGTCTGCGCCTCGAACCCAACCCGTTCTATCGCGACGTGGCGTCGCGGCCCGCCGTCACGATCCGCCGGATCGGCGATGCGCAGACGCTGGCCCTCGGGCTTGAAAGCGGCGAGGTCGATATCGCGTTCAACCTCGCGCCCGAAACGCTGCCGCGCTTGAAGCGGCGGCCGGAACTGACGATCAAGTCGACGCCGGTCGCCTATCAATACATGGCGCTGCTGAACACGCAGCGCGCGCCCTTCGACGATGTGAAAGTGCGCCAAGCGGTCGATCTCGCGATCGATCGTTCCATGCTGATCGCCGCCGCCAATGGCGGCGAAACGGCGACCGGCATGTTCCCGCGCGTGTTCCCATTCGCGTCGGAAAGCCCGCGCAAGCATGACGCGCGCGAAGCGGAAAAACTGCTCGACGACGCGGGCTGGAAGGCGGGGGCGAACGGTCAGCGGATGAAGGACGGGCGCGCGCTGGAGTTCACGCTGACGACCTATCCGCAGCGCCCCGATCTCGTGACCATCGCCCCGGTGATCCGCGCGAGTTTGGAGCGGATCGGTTTTCGCGTGCGCATCGAGGTGACGGAAGCGATCTCGCCGCAGCTTCAGGCCAAGCGCTACGACGCCGCGCTTTGGGCGATGCACGCGGCCCCTGGCGGCGACGGTGCCTTCGTGTTCGAGCAATATCTGCGCTCGACCTCGGCGACCAATTTCATGTCGTTCGCCAGCGCCCCAGTCGATGCGGCGCTGGACCGCTTGCGCGAGATCGACGCGGCCCCCGCCCGCGCCGCGGCGCTCAAAGGGATCGAGCAACTCGTCTTCGCGCAGGCGCCGGTCGTCTACCTGATGACGCCGGTCTGGCATGTCGGCCTGTCGAAACGTGCGGCGTCGTACGTGCCGTACCCGTCCGACTATTACGTGTTGCGCGCCGATCTGCGCGCGAGCCCGTAA
- a CDS encoding DUF1636 domain-containing protein, protein MSEDSPPPTLPSPTLDVCNRCRPPGWEGPLEERPGRKFAQAIDAELAKRGLGDVHRRDIYCQSQCTRACTVAFAGGAKRFTFLFGDLDPAIHAGDVIDAFLMYRDRIDGFLDRKERPEPLRAGILARIAPPGWKGPLVLDEKPGVQDLL, encoded by the coding sequence ATGTCTGAAGACTCGCCACCACCAACATTGCCATCGCCAACATTAGACGTCTGCAACCGCTGCCGGCCGCCGGGCTGGGAAGGTCCGCTCGAAGAACGGCCGGGGCGCAAATTCGCGCAAGCCATCGACGCCGAACTCGCCAAGCGCGGGCTCGGCGATGTGCATCGGCGCGACATCTATTGCCAAAGCCAATGCACGCGCGCCTGTACGGTCGCGTTCGCGGGCGGCGCCAAGCGCTTCACCTTCCTGTTCGGGGATCTCGATCCCGCGATCCATGCGGGCGACGTGATCGACGCCTTCCTGATGTATCGCGACCGCATCGACGGATTCCTCGATCGCAAGGAACGGCCCGAGCCGCTACGCGCCGGAATTCTCGCCCGCATCGCGCCGCCCGGCTGGAAAGGACCCTTGGTCCTTGATGAAAAGCCTGGCGTCCAAGATTTGTTATAG
- a CDS encoding methyl-accepting chemotaxis protein, translating to MNFFASLLSRLRMRGKLGIICAIAVAGFVAVGALFLFQERILAEVQQIEERAAERKEAILRFDSELLQLRRNEKDFLLRKELRYAEMHAKSLEAARSRVEGLKAGVTGELGALYARVDGEFANYRTAFDDVVKTQRDIGLTADDGKWAAMRAAAKTVEDALEKMAADALTSGLLQLRRNEKDFMLRELPADYEQFGKSAAALESAIRARVPAGAAAALLADIKSYTDTFEALAASIRNRAAVTPKMSQAYAAIDRVIDELFKIELAQAETRLAAAASRLASLRATIGISIAVIAIVVVALAMLIAAAIARPLVHITGEMTKLSAGDTDIAVTVAGKDEVTDLGRALIAFRDNLVRQRDLEAQAQARQQADLERGRKIRQLTDEFRTTVAGMIQTTGESVSSLQGTAGDLTKISSDALQLAVAAASGANEASSNVQTVASASEELAASIAEISRQLASSTESAGKTAALAGESEQRVRELSEAAKKIDSVVTLINTIAGQTNLLALNATIESARAGEAGKGFAVVANEVKTLASQTAQATNEIAAQVQTIQQRTDGVVEAMTAIGEAVRGISQMTAAVSAAVEEQSAATREIGRNVEQAAQGVEETNRAINGVRDAAERTGSSSGVVLDASQRVSDKNGELSRAVAAFLDSVQAA from the coding sequence ATGAATTTCTTCGCGTCGCTTTTGTCGCGGCTGCGCATGCGCGGCAAACTCGGCATCATCTGTGCGATCGCGGTCGCGGGCTTCGTCGCGGTCGGCGCGCTATTCCTGTTCCAGGAACGCATCCTCGCCGAGGTTCAACAGATCGAAGAACGCGCGGCCGAACGCAAAGAAGCGATTTTGCGCTTCGACTCTGAACTGCTGCAGTTGCGCCGCAACGAGAAGGACTTCCTGCTGCGCAAAGAGCTGCGCTACGCCGAGATGCACGCCAAGTCGCTCGAGGCCGCGCGCAGCCGCGTCGAGGGTTTGAAGGCCGGTGTCACGGGCGAATTGGGCGCGCTTTATGCGCGCGTGGACGGTGAATTCGCGAACTACCGAACCGCGTTCGACGACGTGGTCAAAACGCAGCGCGATATCGGCCTGACCGCCGACGACGGCAAATGGGCCGCTATGCGCGCCGCCGCCAAAACGGTCGAAGACGCGCTCGAGAAAATGGCGGCCGACGCGCTGACGAGCGGGCTGCTGCAATTGCGCCGCAACGAAAAGGATTTCATGCTGCGCGAACTGCCGGCCGACTACGAACAATTCGGCAAATCGGCGGCGGCGCTCGAAAGCGCCATTCGCGCGCGCGTGCCGGCCGGCGCCGCAGCGGCGCTGCTCGCCGACATCAAATCCTATACGGATACGTTCGAGGCGCTGGCCGCGTCGATCCGCAATCGCGCGGCCGTGACGCCGAAGATGAGCCAAGCCTACGCCGCGATCGACCGGGTTATCGACGAACTCTTCAAGATCGAGTTGGCGCAGGCCGAGACACGGCTCGCCGCCGCCGCGAGCCGTCTCGCGAGCTTGCGCGCGACGATCGGCATCTCCATCGCCGTGATCGCAATCGTCGTCGTGGCGCTCGCCATGCTGATCGCCGCCGCCATCGCGCGCCCGCTGGTTCACATCACGGGCGAGATGACCAAGCTCAGCGCCGGCGACACAGACATCGCCGTCACGGTCGCGGGCAAGGACGAGGTGACCGATCTTGGCCGCGCCCTCATCGCCTTCCGCGACAATCTGGTGCGCCAGCGCGACTTGGAAGCCCAAGCCCAAGCCCGCCAGCAGGCCGATCTCGAACGCGGCCGGAAGATCCGCCAACTGACCGACGAATTCCGTACCACGGTCGCCGGCATGATCCAGACGACCGGGGAGTCGGTGTCGAGCCTGCAAGGCACGGCCGGCGATCTGACCAAGATCTCGTCCGACGCGCTGCAATTGGCCGTCGCGGCGGCATCGGGCGCCAACGAAGCCTCGTCCAACGTGCAGACGGTCGCCTCGGCCTCCGAAGAGCTCGCCGCGTCGATCGCCGAGATTTCGCGCCAGCTCGCCAGCTCGACCGAAAGTGCGGGCAAAACGGCGGCGCTCGCCGGCGAAAGCGAGCAGCGCGTGCGCGAGCTCAGCGAAGCCGCGAAAAAGATCGACAGCGTCGTGACGCTCATCAATACGATCGCCGGGCAAACGAATTTGCTGGCGCTCAACGCCACGATCGAATCCGCGCGCGCGGGCGAAGCCGGCAAGGGTTTCGCCGTCGTCGCCAACGAAGTCAAAACCCTCGCCTCGCAAACCGCGCAGGCGACCAACGAAATCGCCGCCCAGGTTCAAACGATCCAGCAGCGCACCGACGGCGTCGTCGAGGCGATGACCGCGATCGGCGAAGCCGTGCGCGGCATTTCCCAGATGACGGCGGCCGTGTCGGCGGCGGTCGAGGAGCAAAGTGCGGCGACGCGCGAAATCGGGCGCAACGTCGAACAGGCCGCCCAAGGCGTGGAAGAGACCAACCGCGCCATCAACGGCGTGCGCGATGCGGCCGAACGCACGGGATCGAGCTCCGGCGTCGTGCTCGACGCCTCGCAGCGCGTATCCGACAAGAACGGCGAACTCAGCCGGGCGGTCGCCGCGTTCCTTGATTCGGTGCAGGCGGCCTGA
- a CDS encoding NUDIX hydrolase, with protein MFLPRPAAIAIVPHQGKVLLVRRANPPDPGRWGFPGGKIEPGETYMAAAIRELAEETAVRAEALRAIDALDVIVRDETGDLKFHYVLVAVLCRFIDGTPVAGDDVHDSGWFDPAQIAATPQIFLDRVAGLAQRALA; from the coding sequence ATGTTTCTGCCCCGGCCCGCCGCTATCGCGATCGTCCCGCACCAAGGCAAGGTGCTGCTGGTCCGCCGCGCCAATCCGCCCGATCCGGGACGCTGGGGATTTCCGGGCGGCAAGATCGAACCGGGCGAGACCTATATGGCCGCGGCAATCCGCGAACTGGCGGAGGAAACCGCCGTGCGCGCCGAAGCCTTGCGCGCGATCGATGCGCTCGACGTGATCGTGCGCGACGAAACCGGCGATCTCAAATTCCACTACGTGCTGGTCGCGGTGCTGTGCCGCTTTATCGACGGCACGCCGGTCGCCGGCGACGACGTGCACGATTCCGGCTGGTTCGATCCGGCCCAAATCGCCGCCACCCCGCAAATATTCCTGGACCGGGTGGCGGGTTTGGCCCAGCGGGCGCTGGCTTGA
- a CDS encoding malonyl-CoA decarboxylase encodes MSETRVPNSFVARLKEAWRDLSSTARAAVGGTRTPHPDLSDDDLEPLRARMRDCLEGKGGEASARQRAVELGRLYLDLSQTGRKRFMSLIATEFDFDRAAAEKAAAAALAAWKNGTPASRAKAEIALKRSLEAPRARLLQQFSALPEGVKFLVDRRAELLDWSREMPELAGLEADLKDLLVAWFDLGFLELRRITWESPAALLEKLAEYEAVHAVRDWNDLKNRLDGDRRYFAFFHPRMKLEPLIFVEVALVKGLAGDVQALLDENAPLGDPRAADTAIFYSITNAQRGLAGISFGGFLIKRVVAELQGAFPNLKTFATLSPVPGFRKWLDRQFADGAKGLLTREERGGLAAALKGDVDSPVAKGDLKRVLADDSWATNRNLAKAMEAPLSRACAVYLTKAKRNDGRALDPVAHFHLSNGARLERVNWRADLSPNGLRQSAGLMVNYLYSLAEIETNHEAYATDGTIATSSSVRGLVKAAATK; translated from the coding sequence ATGAGCGAAACGCGCGTCCCGAATTCCTTCGTCGCCCGTCTGAAAGAGGCGTGGCGGGATCTATCCTCCACCGCCCGCGCGGCGGTCGGCGGCACGCGCACGCCGCATCCCGATTTGTCCGACGACGATCTGGAGCCGTTGCGCGCGCGCATGCGCGATTGCCTGGAAGGCAAAGGCGGCGAGGCGAGCGCGCGTCAGCGCGCGGTCGAGCTCGGGCGGCTTTATCTTGATTTGTCGCAGACCGGGCGCAAACGCTTCATGTCGCTGATCGCGACCGAATTCGATTTCGACCGCGCGGCGGCGGAGAAAGCGGCGGCGGCCGCCCTCGCGGCCTGGAAAAACGGCACGCCCGCATCGCGCGCGAAGGCCGAGATCGCGTTGAAGCGTTCGCTGGAAGCGCCGCGCGCGCGATTGCTCCAGCAATTTTCCGCCTTGCCCGAAGGCGTGAAATTCCTGGTCGATCGCCGCGCCGAATTGCTCGACTGGTCGCGCGAGATGCCCGAACTCGCCGGGCTCGAAGCCGATCTCAAGGATCTGCTGGTCGCGTGGTTCGATTTGGGTTTCCTCGAACTGCGCCGCATCACCTGGGAAAGCCCGGCGGCTTTGCTCGAGAAGCTCGCCGAATACGAAGCCGTCCACGCGGTGCGCGATTGGAACGATCTTAAAAACCGGCTCGACGGCGACCGGCGCTATTTCGCCTTCTTCCATCCGCGCATGAAGCTGGAGCCGCTGATCTTCGTCGAAGTGGCGCTGGTCAAGGGCCTCGCGGGCGACGTGCAAGCGCTGCTCGACGAGAACGCGCCGCTGGGCGATCCGCGCGCCGCCGATACGGCGATTTTCTATTCGATCACGAACGCCCAAAGGGGCCTCGCCGGGATTTCGTTCGGCGGCTTCCTCATCAAGCGCGTCGTCGCCGAGTTGCAGGGCGCGTTCCCCAATCTCAAAACCTTCGCGACGTTGTCGCCGGTCCCCGGTTTCCGCAAATGGCTCGACCGGCAATTCGCGGATGGCGCCAAGGGATTGCTGACGCGCGAGGAGCGCGGCGGCCTGGCGGCCGCGTTGAAGGGCGACGTGGACAGCCCCGTGGCGAAGGGCGATCTCAAACGCGTGCTCGCCGACGATTCGTGGGCCACGAACAGGAATCTCGCAAAGGCGATGGAAGCGCCGCTATCGCGCGCCTGCGCCGTCTATCTCACCAAGGCCAAACGCAACGACGGGCGTGCCCTCGACCCCGTCGCGCATTTCCATCTGTCGAACGGCGCGCGGTTGGAGCGCGTCAATTGGCGCGCAGATCTATCGCCCAACGGATTGCGCCAATCCGCCGGCTTGATGGTCAATTATCTCTACAGCCTCGCGGAAATCGAAACGAACCACGAGGCCTATGCGACCGACGGCACGATCGCGACGTCGTCTTCGGTGCGCGGGCTGGTCAAGGCAGCCGCGACGAAGTGA
- a CDS encoding NAD(P)H-hydrate dehydratase, translating into MTTILPSCAEMAAIDRASVGAGVPSLRLMENAGAAVARHLGARFKRGPVAVLCGPGNNGGDGFVVARHLFDAGWPVRVGLLGERAALRGDAAAMAALCPVEIETIAPDLIEHAGLIVDALFGAGLSRDLDGAALTLVRVLDHRATPIVAIDVPSGVSGDTGEVKGGAAKADLTVTFHRPKPGHLLLPGRELCGELVVADIGIPAAVHEQVKVETFANTPELWRAALPIPGAQTHKYDRGHALIVGGGELTGAARLASEACLRAGAGLVTLAAPDVVTDMLRVASPAAVVVRDLRGFDELLADKRRNVVLLGPGNGADDACRARIEAVRKAGRACVLDADALRVLSPLDIRLTRDFVVTPHDGEFVRMFPDLTQGDRLTRARTGAARSGAIVVLKGADTVVAHPDGRAAIAANAPPWLATAGSGDVLAGTISGLIAQGMDEFFAACAGVWFHGDAASIHGPGLIADDLPLRISQSLAPFLRAANGLKNSSTKLPRDGS; encoded by the coding sequence ATGACGACGATATTACCCAGTTGCGCTGAAATGGCGGCGATCGACCGCGCGTCGGTCGGAGCGGGCGTGCCAAGCCTGCGCTTGATGGAAAACGCCGGGGCGGCGGTCGCGCGGCATCTGGGCGCGCGGTTCAAGCGCGGCCCGGTCGCCGTGTTGTGCGGGCCGGGCAATAACGGCGGCGACGGATTCGTCGTTGCGCGGCATTTGTTCGACGCGGGCTGGCCCGTCCGTGTCGGCCTGCTGGGCGAGCGCGCCGCCTTGCGCGGCGACGCGGCGGCGATGGCGGCACTTTGTCCGGTGGAGATCGAGACGATCGCCCCCGATTTGATCGAACATGCGGGCCTAATCGTCGATGCGTTGTTCGGCGCCGGTTTGTCGCGGGATTTGGACGGGGCGGCCCTCACCCTCGTGCGCGTGCTCGACCATCGCGCCACGCCGATCGTCGCGATCGATGTGCCCAGCGGCGTGTCCGGCGATACGGGCGAAGTGAAGGGCGGGGCGGCGAAAGCCGACCTCACCGTCACGTTCCATCGCCCCAAGCCCGGCCATTTGCTGTTGCCCGGGCGCGAACTCTGCGGCGAACTCGTCGTCGCCGATATCGGTATTCCCGCGGCGGTGCATGAACAGGTGAAGGTCGAAACCTTCGCCAACACGCCCGAACTCTGGCGCGCGGCGCTGCCGATCCCCGGCGCGCAAACCCATAAATACGACCGTGGCCATGCGCTGATCGTCGGCGGCGGCGAATTGACCGGGGCGGCGCGCCTTGCCAGCGAGGCGTGTTTGCGCGCCGGTGCCGGCCTCGTCACGCTGGCGGCACCCGATGTTGTCACCGATATGCTGCGCGTCGCGTCGCCCGCCGCCGTGGTGGTGCGCGATCTTCGCGGATTCGACGAATTGCTCGCCGACAAGCGCCGCAATGTCGTTCTGCTCGGTCCCGGCAACGGCGCCGACGATGCGTGCCGGGCGCGCATCGAAGCGGTGCGCAAGGCGGGGCGCGCTTGCGTGCTCGATGCCGATGCGCTGCGCGTTTTGTCGCCGCTGGATATTCGCCTGACGCGCGATTTCGTCGTCACGCCGCATGACGGCGAATTCGTGCGGATGTTCCCCGATCTCACGCAAGGCGACCGGCTGACGCGCGCGCGGACCGGTGCCGCGCGGTCGGGCGCCATCGTCGTGTTGAAGGGGGCGGATACGGTCGTCGCCCATCCCGACGGGCGCGCGGCGATCGCGGCCAACGCGCCGCCGTGGCTGGCGACCGCCGGATCGGGCGACGTGCTCGCCGGCACGATTTCCGGGCTGATTGCACAAGGAATGGACGAATTCTTTGCGGCCTGTGCGGGCGTGTGGTTCCACGGCGATGCCGCGTCCATTCACGGGCCGGGCTTGATCGCCGACGATCTTCCGCTTCGCATTTCGCAATCGCTGGCGCCGTTTCTCCGCGCGGCGAACGGGTTAAAAAATTCTTCGACGAAATTACCGCGAGACGGTAGCTAA
- a CDS encoding DUF1194 domain-containing protein, with the protein MNRRNFIAAGLASAALPARAQAASHPVDVALVLAIDSSSSVSMDEFYLQMEGYAAAFRHPSVADAIGSGRVGAIAVAMFEFANAKTHTINMDWCRIAAPEALEQYAKECEMAPRLVIGGATAIGDALDFAYDALNACPYQAGRLVIDVSGDGASNQGRNVLAAREDALAAGIAINGLPILNEEPDLDAYYRLYVVGGPGAFVVPARDYTDFRDAIRDKLVREIKFIA; encoded by the coding sequence ATGAATCGCCGCAACTTCATCGCCGCCGGCCTCGCATCGGCCGCCCTGCCCGCCCGGGCCCAGGCCGCGTCCCATCCCGTGGATGTGGCGCTGGTGCTGGCCATCGATTCCTCAAGCTCGGTGTCGATGGACGAGTTCTATTTGCAGATGGAAGGCTATGCCGCCGCGTTCCGCCACCCGTCGGTCGCGGACGCGATCGGATCGGGCCGGGTCGGCGCCATCGCCGTTGCGATGTTCGAATTCGCCAACGCGAAGACGCACACGATCAACATGGATTGGTGCCGCATCGCGGCCCCTGAAGCGCTGGAGCAATACGCCAAGGAATGCGAAATGGCGCCGCGCTTGGTGATCGGCGGCGCCACGGCGATCGGCGACGCGCTCGACTTCGCCTACGACGCGCTGAACGCCTGCCCCTACCAAGCCGGGCGGCTGGTGATCGACGTGTCGGGCGACGGCGCTTCGAACCAAGGGCGCAACGTGCTGGCCGCGCGCGAAGACGCGCTGGCCGCCGGGATCGCGATCAACGGTCTGCCGATCCTCAACGAGGAGCCCGATCTCGACGCCTATTACCGGCTTTATGTCGTCGGCGGACCCGGCGCCTTCGTCGTGCCCGCCCGCGACTACACCGATTTCCGCGACGCGATCCGCGACAAGCTGGTGCGCGAGATCAAGTTCATCGCTTAA
- a CDS encoding SCO family protein — MNILKTIRFVALGAIVGLGAFWAHQFWLSGHAPDPATLAGDAIGGPYELIDQNGAARRDTDFRGKFVMIYFGFTFCPDACPTALLGMAQALDDIGPLAERVQPIFVTVDPDRDTVAQMKSYVEAVDPRLIGLTGSAAQVASAAKAYRVFYRKVTPPGTSDYLMDHTSLIYLMGPDGKYLDHFSHETPPDKIAERLRRRVR; from the coding sequence ATGAACATCCTCAAGACCATCCGCTTCGTCGCGCTGGGCGCCATCGTCGGTCTCGGCGCCTTCTGGGCACATCAATTCTGGCTGTCGGGGCATGCGCCCGATCCGGCGACGTTGGCCGGCGATGCGATCGGCGGGCCCTACGAGCTGATCGACCAAAACGGCGCCGCACGCCGCGACACGGATTTTCGCGGCAAGTTCGTGATGATCTATTTCGGCTTCACCTTCTGTCCGGATGCGTGCCCGACCGCGCTGCTGGGCATGGCTCAAGCGCTCGACGATATCGGCCCGCTCGCCGAACGCGTGCAGCCGATCTTCGTCACCGTCGACCCCGATCGCGACACGGTCGCGCAGATGAAGTCTTACGTCGAAGCGGTCGATCCGCGTTTGATCGGGTTGACCGGTTCGGCCGCGCAAGTCGCGTCGGCCGCGAAGGCGTATCGCGTGTTCTATCGCAAGGTCACGCCGCCGGGGACGAGCGACTATCTGATGGATCACACGTCGCTGATCTATCTGATGGGGCCGGACGGCAAGTATCTCGACCATTTCAGCCACGAAACGCCGCCCGACAAAATCGCCGAGCGGCTTCGCCGCCGTGTTCGATAG
- a CDS encoding ABC transporter permease, with protein MPRAAIAEGLRALLLLWLASLAAFAVVRAMPADPAVLSLVAFGQAADPDTVAALHREWGLDQALPLQYAAWLGDFLTGDWRRSFKTGAPILDEFAKRLPVSLIVGFGGLFVALLAVGPLARGAAKRPNGWAARVLDAATLGAQAIPAFWLGCLLLWFFAVELRVIDVLGEGPARYVLPILIVAFTGLGPLAQVYRAGLAEVSRADYFRTALAKGADPDTALEAQGGRYARLGLSAALTAEAGWVVGGTAVVEVVFGLPGLGTFLVDSIAMRDYFVLQAYIVVAAAWMLAIAFVAAGARHLLDPRLR; from the coding sequence ATGCCGCGCGCGGCGATCGCGGAAGGATTGCGAGCCCTGCTGTTGCTGTGGCTCGCCAGTCTCGCCGCGTTCGCCGTCGTGCGCGCGATGCCCGCCGATCCGGCGGTATTGAGCCTCGTGGCGTTCGGCCAAGCCGCCGATCCCGACACGGTCGCGGCCCTGCATCGCGAATGGGGCCTCGACCAGGCCTTGCCGCTGCAATACGCGGCGTGGCTCGGCGATTTTCTGACCGGCGATTGGCGGCGGTCGTTCAAGACCGGCGCGCCAATCCTCGACGAGTTCGCCAAGCGTTTGCCGGTCAGTCTAATCGTCGGCTTCGGCGGTTTGTTCGTGGCGTTGCTCGCCGTGGGACCGCTCGCGCGCGGGGCCGCGAAACGCCCGAACGGTTGGGCCGCGCGCGTGCTCGATGCCGCCACGCTGGGTGCGCAAGCGATCCCGGCCTTTTGGCTCGGTTGCTTGCTGCTATGGTTTTTCGCGGTCGAATTGCGCGTGATCGATGTGCTGGGCGAGGGGCCCGCGCGTTACGTGCTGCCGATCCTGATCGTCGCCTTCACCGGTTTGGGACCGTTGGCGCAGGTCTATCGCGCGGGCCTCGCCGAAGTGAGCCGCGCCGATTATTTCCGCACGGCGCTGGCCAAGGGCGCCGATCCGGATACGGCGCTGGAAGCGCAAGGCGGGCGCTACGCGCGCCTCGGCTTGAGTGCGGCGTTGACGGCCGAAGCGGGCTGGGTCGTCGGCGGGACCGCCGTCGTCGAAGTCGTGTTCGGCCTGCCGGGCCTGGGCACGTTCCTGGTCGATAGCATCGCCATGCGCGACTACTTCGTGCTGCAAGCCTATATCGTCGTCGCGGCGGCATGGATGCTGGCGATCGCCTTCGTCGCGGCGGGTGCGCGCCATCTTCTGGATCCGAGGCTGCGCTGA